Proteins encoded together in one Theileria parva strain Muguga chromosome 3 map unlocalized ctg_530, whole genome shotgun sequence window:
- the pab2 gene encoding Polyadenylate-binding protein 2, whose protein sequence is MTSYNDRLTVLDDELKQLQGMTDCQMVTDDMDTDNHEDVDKRSIYVGNVDYSTKPQELQEFFKSSGQINRITIMVDKYTGHPKGYAYVEFSNEDAVNNAIMLNESLFKERIIKVIPKRKNIPGFNRRRPTSRSRSRPYRSYTRGGRYYSYRGFHRDYSKPY, encoded by the exons ATGACTTCTTATAATGACCGACTTACCGTTTTAGATGATGAACTCAAACAACTCCAG GGTATGACCGATTGCCAAATGGTAACTGATGATATGGATACCGATAACCACGAAGATGTCGATAAAAGATCAATCTACGTCGGAAAT GTTGACTATTCGACGAAGCCTCAGGAGCTTCAGGAGTTTTTTAAGTCTTCTGGTCAAATAAACAGAATCACAATCATGGTTGATAAATACACCGGCCATCCCAAAGG ATATGCTTATGTTGAATTTTCTAATGAAGATGCCGTTAATAACGCCATAATGCTCAATGAATCACTTTTTAAAGAACGTATTATCAAA GTAATACCTAAGCGGAAGAATATACCAGGATTTAATCGTAGAAGACCTACTTCTAGATCCAGATCTAGACCCTATCGCTCTTACACCAG AGGTGGTAGGTATTATTCGTATCGTGGATTCCACCGTGATTACTCCAAAccatattaa